DNA from Streptomyces sp. NBC_01260:
CCTGCTGGACCGGGCCACCGACTCCACGGTGCCCTTCTGGGACGCGCTGACGACCGCGCTGTCGCTGGCGGCGACGTACGGGCAGTGCCGGAAGCTCGTCGAGTCGTGGTGGCTGTGGATCGCCGCCGACGTGGTGTACATCCCGCTCTACGCGTACAAGGAGCTCTACCTCACCTCGCTGCTGTACGCCGGCTTCCTGACGCTGTGCCTGATCGGCCTGCGCAACTGGAGGCGTGATCTCACCAGTGACCGGCCGGTACCCGCGGAGGTCGTGGCATGAAGCGTTTCGCGCACGGACTGGTGCTCGGCAAGTTCTACCCGCCGCACGCCGGCCACCACCACCTCGTCCGCACCGCCCAGGACCGCTGCGAGCGGCTGACCGTGCTGGTCTGCGCCGCCTCGGTGGAATCGGTCCCGCTCGCCGACCGGGTCGCCTGGATGCGCGAGGTGCACCCGGACGTGACGGTGGTGGGCGCCGTCGACGACACCCGGATGGATCTCCACGACCCGGCGGTCTGGGACGCCCACATGGCGGTCTTCACCCAGGCCGTGCCCGAGCCAGTGGACGCCGTCTTCACCTCGGAGCCGTACGGGGACGAACTGGCCCGCCGCTTCGGCGCCGAGCCCGTCTGCGTCGACCCCGGCCGCACGGTCTTCCCGGTCTCCGGTACCGCTGTGCGCGAGGACCCGGCGAGCTGCTGGGACTTCCTCGAACCGCCGGTGCGGGCCGCGCTCACCCGCCGGGTCGTCGTCCTGGGCGCCGAGTCCACCGGCACCACCACCCTGGCCCGCGCCCTCGCCGCCCACTACCGCCGGCGCGGCGGCGTCTGGGCGCTCACCGGGTACGTCGCCGAGTACGGGCGCGAGTTCAGCGAACAGAAGCTGGCCGCGCTGCGCGCCCGGTGGCCCCGCGCCCAGTGGGAGGACGTCGCCTTCACCACCGACGACTTCCCGCTGATAGCCGAGGCCCAGAACGCCCGGGAGGAGGCGGCCGCCCGCACCGGGTCCCCGGTGCTCATCTGCGACACCGACTCCTTCGCCACCACGGTCTGGCACGAGCGGTACGTCGGCGGCCGCAACCCGCTCGTCGAGCGCACGGCCGACCGGGCCGGCCACCACCTGTGGCTGCTGACCGACCACGAGGGCGTCGCCTTCGAGGACGACGGGCTGCGCGACGGCGAGGAGCTGCGGCCCTGGATGACCGACCGCTTCCGCGCCGAACTCACTCGTACCGGAAGGGACTTCATCGAACTCACCGGAAGCCGCCAGGAGCGCCTGGCCACGGCCGTCGAGGCGGTCGACGCCCTGCTCGCCGAGGGCTGGGACTTCGCCGCGCCCCTCCCGGAGCGGCGATGAGCGGCGCCGCACCCGAGGGCTACGACCCGCACGCCTTCGAACCGTTCGCGGTCACCGTCGACCTGGCCGTCTTCACGGTCCGCGACACCCGGCTGCACGTCCTGCTCGTCGAGCGGGGCGAGGA
Protein-coding regions in this window:
- a CDS encoding AAA family ATPase; this translates as MKRFAHGLVLGKFYPPHAGHHHLVRTAQDRCERLTVLVCAASVESVPLADRVAWMREVHPDVTVVGAVDDTRMDLHDPAVWDAHMAVFTQAVPEPVDAVFTSEPYGDELARRFGAEPVCVDPGRTVFPVSGTAVREDPASCWDFLEPPVRAALTRRVVVLGAESTGTTTLARALAAHYRRRGGVWALTGYVAEYGREFSEQKLAALRARWPRAQWEDVAFTTDDFPLIAEAQNAREEAAARTGSPVLICDTDSFATTVWHERYVGGRNPLVERTADRAGHHLWLLTDHEGVAFEDDGLRDGEELRPWMTDRFRAELTRTGRDFIELTGSRQERLATAVEAVDALLAEGWDFAAPLPERR